The proteins below come from a single Rosa rugosa chromosome 2, drRosRugo1.1, whole genome shotgun sequence genomic window:
- the LOC133734375 gene encoding G-type lectin S-receptor-like serine/threonine-protein kinase At4g27290 isoform X1, with protein MKGLIFISLFLFLALNFSIAADTISPSQSITGSNTLVSSNQRFVLGLFSPPNSRAWYLGLWYKKFPDVVVWIANREDPLPGSNGALTLSENGTLILSDQMNNTIWSSNSSRVAANPVAQLLVTGNLVVRDQASPTATAESESYVFQSFDFPSNTLLPDMKVGWDFRTGQNHFLTSWKSASDPSLGEYTYRIDNPELPQLVVAQGSKKVFRTGPWNGLRFTGTPVSVVTTASFLVPIFVYNTNELYYSYEVTDDSILTRVTLTESGLAQRLVMNEGSSEWAVMYTLQNNQCDDYGQCGANGICKIYKSPICECLQGFVPKSPKEWDVLNWTSGCTRRTALHCEKGEGFVKVNNVKLPDLLDFRVNKTMLRREECEAECLKNCSCMAYANSNITSGGKACLMWFGKLIDMREIVEDSDQIYIRMPASELGDTSQKHKRVLLVSVISSAGFVLLFLGLSCCYIYVKKREKKMGSRTSEEDLELPLFDYGRIATATNDFSGTNKLGEGGFGPVYKAKLTQEEFVAVKRLSKDSGQGLEEFKNEVTMMANLQHWNLVKLQGCCIEGEERMLIYEYMPNKSLDCFIFDENKKLLLKWQKRFDIIVGIARGLLYLHQDSRLRIIHRDLKSSNILLDDELNPKISDFGIARIFGRNQKEAKTKRVIGTYGYMSPEYAIDGKFSVKSDVFSFGVLLLEIVSGRKNRGFHHPDHHHNLLGHAWLLWKQNKGLELMDICLEDSYVEFELLRCIQVGLLCVQKLPEDRPVMSSVVLMFSNEGATLPQPKEPGFFIERGSLDFDSLRDPGKSNTGNTITITTAEAR; from the exons ATGAAGGGCCTCATCTTCATCTCTCTATTCCTATTTTTAGCCTTGAATTTCTCCATTGCAGCTGATACCATATCTCCATCACAATCCATCACCGGCTCGAATACCTTGGTTTCTTCCAACCAAAGATTTGTACTAGGACTCTTCTCCCCACCCAATTCTAGAGCATGGTATTTAGGActatggtacaagaaatttccAGATGTTGTTGTATGGATTGCAAACAGAGAAGACCCACTTCCAGGTTCAAATGGAGCCTTGACATTATCAGAAAATGGCACCCTCATCCTTTCAGACCAAATGAACAACACAATTTGGTCCTCAAATTCTTCCAGAGTAGCCGCAAACCCAGTTGCGCAGCTTTTGGTGACGGGAAATCTTGTTGTTAGAGACCAGGCGTCTCCAACAGCAACAGCAGAGTCCGAAAGCTATGTATTTCAAAGCTTTGATTTCCCATCAAACACGCTTTTGCCAGATATGAAGGTAGGGTGGGACTTCAGAACTGGCCAAAACCATTTCTTGACTAGTTGGAAAAGTGCTAGTGATCCCTCCCTTGGAGAATATACCTATAGGATTGATAACCCTGAGTTGCCTCAGCTTGTTGTTGCTCAAGGATCAAAGAAAGTGTTCAGGACAGGGCCTTGGAATGGTCTTCGATTTACAGGTACTCCTGTTTCGGTTGTTACAACAGCATCATTTTTGGTACCAATCTTTGTCTACAATACCAATGAGTTGTATTACTCATATGAGGTTACTGATGATTCTATTCTGACAAGAGTGACGCTGACTGAGTCGGGTTTGGCTCAGCGGCTAGTGATGAATGAAGGGAGCAGTGAATGGGCTGTTATGTACACTCTGCAGAACAATCAGTGTGATGATTATGGTCAGTGTGGAGCAAATGGCATTTGCAAGATTTACAAATCACCGATTTGTGAATGCTTGCAGGGGTTTGTTCCCAAATCTCCAAAGGAATGGGACGTTCTTAACTGGACAAGCGGGTGCACGAGGAGGACAGCACTGCATTGTGAGAAAGGGGAAGGATTTGTGAAAGTTAATAATGTGAAACTGCcggacttgttggattttcgggTGAACAAAACCATGCTCCGCCGAGAGGAATGTGAGGCAGAGTGTTTGAAGAACTGCTCCTGTATGGCTTATGCCAATTCGAACATAACCAGTGGAGGCAAAGCATGTCTTATGTGGTTTGGCAAGCTGATTGATATGCGGGAGATCGTTGAAGATAGTGACCAGATATATATTCGGATGCCAGCTTCCGAACTAG GTGATACCAGCCAGAAACATAAAAGAGTATTGCTCGTCTCGGTCATATCATCAGCAGGTTTTGTGCTTCTTTTTCTGGGTTTGTCATGCTGCTATATTTatgtgaagaagagagagaagaaaatgg GCTCAAGAACTAGTGAGGAGGACTTGGAGTTGCCACTGTTTGATTATGGTAGAATTGCAACCGCCACCAATGACTTCTCCGGGACAAACAAACTGGGAGAGGGAGGTTTTGGTCCGGTTTACAAG GCCAAGTTAACACAAGAAGAGTTTGTAGCAGTAAAGAGACTCTCGAAAGATTCTGGGCAAGGTCTTGAAGAGTTTAAGAATGAAGTTACAATGATGGCTAATCTTCAACACTGGAATCTTGTTAAACTTCAGGGCTGCTGCATTGAAGGAGAAGAAAGGATGCTAATCTATGAGTACATGCCCAACAAAAGCTTGGACTGCTTTATTTTCG ATGAAAACAAGAAGTTGTTGCTGAAGTGGCAAAAGCGATTTGACATAATAGTAGGAATTGCTAGAGGACTTCTCTACCTACACCAAGACTCCAGGCTAAGAATCATTCATAGGGACCTTAAGAGTAGCAACATCTTACTTGACGATGAGCTGAACCCCAAAATTTCTGACTTTGGTATAGCAAGAATTTTCGGTCGCAATCAGAAAGAAGCTAAAACAAAACGAGTAATTGGCACATA CGGATATATGTCCCCTGAGTATGCAATTGATGGAAAATTTTCAGTGAAATCTGATGTCTTCAGCTTTGGAGTGCTTTTGTTAGAGATAGTAAGCGGCAGAAAGAACAGAGGGTTTCATCATCCTGATCACCATCACAATCTTTTGGGACAT GCATGGTTATTGTGGAAACAAAACAAAGGTTTGGAGCTAATGGATATATGCCTGGAGGACTCATATGTTGAGTTTGAATTGCTAAGGTGCATTCAAGTGGGTCTGTTGTGTGTTCAAAAGCTGCCTGAAGACAGACCAGTAATGTCATCGGTGGTTCTTATGTTCAGCAATGAGGGAGCAACTTTGCCTCAGCCAAAGGAGCCTGGATTCTTTATAGAAAGAGGTTCCTTGGACTTTGATAGCTTAAGAGACCCAGGAAAAAGCAACACCGGAAACACAATTACCATTACCACAGCGGAAGCTAGATAA
- the LOC133734375 gene encoding G-type lectin S-receptor-like serine/threonine-protein kinase SD1-1 isoform X2, with protein sequence MNEGSSEWAVMYTLQNNQCDDYGQCGANGICKIYKSPICECLQGFVPKSPKEWDVLNWTSGCTRRTALHCEKGEGFVKVNNVKLPDLLDFRVNKTMLRREECEAECLKNCSCMAYANSNITSGGKACLMWFGKLIDMREIVEDSDQIYIRMPASELGDTSQKHKRVLLVSVISSAGFVLLFLGLSCCYIYVKKREKKMGSRTSEEDLELPLFDYGRIATATNDFSGTNKLGEGGFGPVYKAKLTQEEFVAVKRLSKDSGQGLEEFKNEVTMMANLQHWNLVKLQGCCIEGEERMLIYEYMPNKSLDCFIFDENKKLLLKWQKRFDIIVGIARGLLYLHQDSRLRIIHRDLKSSNILLDDELNPKISDFGIARIFGRNQKEAKTKRVIGTYGYMSPEYAIDGKFSVKSDVFSFGVLLLEIVSGRKNRGFHHPDHHHNLLGHAWLLWKQNKGLELMDICLEDSYVEFELLRCIQVGLLCVQKLPEDRPVMSSVVLMFSNEGATLPQPKEPGFFIERGSLDFDSLRDPGKSNTGNTITITTAEAR encoded by the exons ATGAATGAAGGGAGCAGTGAATGGGCTGTTATGTACACTCTGCAGAACAATCAGTGTGATGATTATGGTCAGTGTGGAGCAAATGGCATTTGCAAGATTTACAAATCACCGATTTGTGAATGCTTGCAGGGGTTTGTTCCCAAATCTCCAAAGGAATGGGACGTTCTTAACTGGACAAGCGGGTGCACGAGGAGGACAGCACTGCATTGTGAGAAAGGGGAAGGATTTGTGAAAGTTAATAATGTGAAACTGCcggacttgttggattttcgggTGAACAAAACCATGCTCCGCCGAGAGGAATGTGAGGCAGAGTGTTTGAAGAACTGCTCCTGTATGGCTTATGCCAATTCGAACATAACCAGTGGAGGCAAAGCATGTCTTATGTGGTTTGGCAAGCTGATTGATATGCGGGAGATCGTTGAAGATAGTGACCAGATATATATTCGGATGCCAGCTTCCGAACTAG GTGATACCAGCCAGAAACATAAAAGAGTATTGCTCGTCTCGGTCATATCATCAGCAGGTTTTGTGCTTCTTTTTCTGGGTTTGTCATGCTGCTATATTTatgtgaagaagagagagaagaaaatgg GCTCAAGAACTAGTGAGGAGGACTTGGAGTTGCCACTGTTTGATTATGGTAGAATTGCAACCGCCACCAATGACTTCTCCGGGACAAACAAACTGGGAGAGGGAGGTTTTGGTCCGGTTTACAAG GCCAAGTTAACACAAGAAGAGTTTGTAGCAGTAAAGAGACTCTCGAAAGATTCTGGGCAAGGTCTTGAAGAGTTTAAGAATGAAGTTACAATGATGGCTAATCTTCAACACTGGAATCTTGTTAAACTTCAGGGCTGCTGCATTGAAGGAGAAGAAAGGATGCTAATCTATGAGTACATGCCCAACAAAAGCTTGGACTGCTTTATTTTCG ATGAAAACAAGAAGTTGTTGCTGAAGTGGCAAAAGCGATTTGACATAATAGTAGGAATTGCTAGAGGACTTCTCTACCTACACCAAGACTCCAGGCTAAGAATCATTCATAGGGACCTTAAGAGTAGCAACATCTTACTTGACGATGAGCTGAACCCCAAAATTTCTGACTTTGGTATAGCAAGAATTTTCGGTCGCAATCAGAAAGAAGCTAAAACAAAACGAGTAATTGGCACATA CGGATATATGTCCCCTGAGTATGCAATTGATGGAAAATTTTCAGTGAAATCTGATGTCTTCAGCTTTGGAGTGCTTTTGTTAGAGATAGTAAGCGGCAGAAAGAACAGAGGGTTTCATCATCCTGATCACCATCACAATCTTTTGGGACAT GCATGGTTATTGTGGAAACAAAACAAAGGTTTGGAGCTAATGGATATATGCCTGGAGGACTCATATGTTGAGTTTGAATTGCTAAGGTGCATTCAAGTGGGTCTGTTGTGTGTTCAAAAGCTGCCTGAAGACAGACCAGTAATGTCATCGGTGGTTCTTATGTTCAGCAATGAGGGAGCAACTTTGCCTCAGCCAAAGGAGCCTGGATTCTTTATAGAAAGAGGTTCCTTGGACTTTGATAGCTTAAGAGACCCAGGAAAAAGCAACACCGGAAACACAATTACCATTACCACAGCGGAAGCTAGATAA
- the LOC133734375 gene encoding G-type lectin S-receptor-like serine/threonine-protein kinase SD1-1 isoform X3 has product MGSRTSEEDLELPLFDYGRIATATNDFSGTNKLGEGGFGPVYKAKLTQEEFVAVKRLSKDSGQGLEEFKNEVTMMANLQHWNLVKLQGCCIEGEERMLIYEYMPNKSLDCFIFDENKKLLLKWQKRFDIIVGIARGLLYLHQDSRLRIIHRDLKSSNILLDDELNPKISDFGIARIFGRNQKEAKTKRVIGTYGYMSPEYAIDGKFSVKSDVFSFGVLLLEIVSGRKNRGFHHPDHHHNLLGHAWLLWKQNKGLELMDICLEDSYVEFELLRCIQVGLLCVQKLPEDRPVMSSVVLMFSNEGATLPQPKEPGFFIERGSLDFDSLRDPGKSNTGNTITITTAEAR; this is encoded by the exons atgg GCTCAAGAACTAGTGAGGAGGACTTGGAGTTGCCACTGTTTGATTATGGTAGAATTGCAACCGCCACCAATGACTTCTCCGGGACAAACAAACTGGGAGAGGGAGGTTTTGGTCCGGTTTACAAG GCCAAGTTAACACAAGAAGAGTTTGTAGCAGTAAAGAGACTCTCGAAAGATTCTGGGCAAGGTCTTGAAGAGTTTAAGAATGAAGTTACAATGATGGCTAATCTTCAACACTGGAATCTTGTTAAACTTCAGGGCTGCTGCATTGAAGGAGAAGAAAGGATGCTAATCTATGAGTACATGCCCAACAAAAGCTTGGACTGCTTTATTTTCG ATGAAAACAAGAAGTTGTTGCTGAAGTGGCAAAAGCGATTTGACATAATAGTAGGAATTGCTAGAGGACTTCTCTACCTACACCAAGACTCCAGGCTAAGAATCATTCATAGGGACCTTAAGAGTAGCAACATCTTACTTGACGATGAGCTGAACCCCAAAATTTCTGACTTTGGTATAGCAAGAATTTTCGGTCGCAATCAGAAAGAAGCTAAAACAAAACGAGTAATTGGCACATA CGGATATATGTCCCCTGAGTATGCAATTGATGGAAAATTTTCAGTGAAATCTGATGTCTTCAGCTTTGGAGTGCTTTTGTTAGAGATAGTAAGCGGCAGAAAGAACAGAGGGTTTCATCATCCTGATCACCATCACAATCTTTTGGGACAT GCATGGTTATTGTGGAAACAAAACAAAGGTTTGGAGCTAATGGATATATGCCTGGAGGACTCATATGTTGAGTTTGAATTGCTAAGGTGCATTCAAGTGGGTCTGTTGTGTGTTCAAAAGCTGCCTGAAGACAGACCAGTAATGTCATCGGTGGTTCTTATGTTCAGCAATGAGGGAGCAACTTTGCCTCAGCCAAAGGAGCCTGGATTCTTTATAGAAAGAGGTTCCTTGGACTTTGATAGCTTAAGAGACCCAGGAAAAAGCAACACCGGAAACACAATTACCATTACCACAGCGGAAGCTAGATAA
- the LOC133731686 gene encoding uncharacterized protein LOC133731686 has product MATEEKHVGDGNDENSSQGTIVASPVVQKVEDSVGITEETPQVHPWKRQNLHLEIPSRTEEDGAQDFVAIKMPPTPSPTPRKVNFNLTPGSSDARISGSPGPSSSKGKSCKRSLFPKLSFKNRSSSDVEKAANLTSEGSPAGPAREKPSISRSLSLTKLFTPRMKRTSSLPVTPIAYSRPESTHGGSVGGSLNSATKGAHRQIARSLSVPINPKEKVTLRRMDSFFRVIPSTPQVKEGDVISTTSPTADAGKDDDNGEDISEEEAVCRICLVELCEGGETLKMECSCKGELALAHQECAVKWFSIKGNKTCDVCKQEVLNLPVTLLRIQSVRTRNTGSRFQQEDANGNRVWQEVPVLVIVSMLAYFCFLEQLLVEKMGTGAIAISLPFSCVLGLLTSMTSSTMVKRRFVWVYASVQFALVVLFAHIFYSLVRVQAVLCILLATFAGLGVAMSGSSILVEVFRWKRRWQTSSEQSHSQS; this is encoded by the exons ATGGCAACTGAGGAAAAGCATGTGGGTGATGGGAATGATGAGAATTCAAGCCAAGGGACAATTGTTGCTTCTCCAGTTGTTCAAAAG GTTGAAGACTCAGTAGGAATAACTGAAGAAACACCTCAAGTTCATCCATGGAAGCGACAAAATCTCCACCTGGAGATACCCTCAAGAACAGAAGAAGACGGAGCTCAGGATTTTGTTGCTATAAAGATGCCTCCAACACCAAGTCCCACCCCTAGGAAAGTAAATTTCAATCTTACTCCTGGTTCAAGTGATGCAAGAATTAGTGGATCTCCAGGCCCCTCTTCATCCAAAGGAAAATCTTGTAAAAGATCTCTTTTTCCGAAACTAAGCTTCAAGAATCGAAGTTCTTCAGATGTCGAGAAGGCTGCTAACCTAACTTCAGAAGGATCACCTGCAGGACCAGCACGAGAAAAGCCTTCCATATCAAGGTCATTGTCCCTTACAAAGCTGTTCACTCCGCGGATGAAGAGAACATCATCTCTACCTGTAACTCCTATTGCATATTCACGCCCAGAATCTACACATGGTGGAAGTGTTGGTGGCTCTCTAAATTCAGCA aCAAAAGGAGCCCATCGACAGATAGCTCGCTCACTTTCAGTTCCGATCAACCCTAAAGAAAAGGTTACCTTAAGGAGGATGGATTCTTTTTTCCGTGTAATTCCTTCCACTCCCCAAGTGAAGGAAGGGGATGTAATATCGACCACTTCCCCAACAGCGGATGCTG GAAAAGATGATGACAATGGTGAAGACATATCTGAAGAAGAGGCTGTCTGCAGAATTTGTCTAGTTGAACTGTGTGAAGGGGGCGAGACCCTCAAAATGGAATGCAGTTGCAAAGGTGAACTTGCTCTGGCCCATCAGGAATGCGCTGTAAAATGGTTTAGTATCAAAGGTAACAAGACCTGTGATGTATGCAAGCAAGAGGTTCTAAACCTGCCTGTCACTCTATTACGGATACAAAGTGTCCGAACTCGAAATACTGGAAGTAGATTTCAGCAGGAAGATGCTAATGGAAACAG GGTTTGGCAGGAAGTGCCTGTGCTTGTCATTGTTAGCATGCTTgcctatttttgttttcttgagcAGCTACTG GTTGAGAAAATGGGTACGGGTGCAATTGCcatctctcttccattttcttgtGTACTGGGACTCCTCACATCAATGACATCATCAACCATGG TCAAAAGAAGATTTGTGTGGGTCTATGCATCGGTTCAGTTTGCTCTGGTGGTTTTATTTGCACATATATTTTACTCATTG GTCCGGGTGCAAGCAGTTCTTTGCATTCTCCTGGCAACATTTGCCGGGCTGGGTGTTGCGATGAGTGGGAGTTCGATCCTTGTCGAGGTCTTCAGATGGAAAAGAAGATGGCAGACTAGCTCCGAGCAAAGCCATAGCCAATCCTAA